The genomic DNA TTGACGATTGTGACATATTCCGCCTTAAACTCTAGTAAGACGTAAAGCCAAAATGATGAAGCTCAACGTGATGGAACGCCTGTCCAGCTGTTAATCGAATGACTGGGCATATGACTTTTTAAGGCTACTATTTAGTGGAGCGCCGTCTAAGGATGGGTACAAAAACCCAGTATTAAACGGGGTCCAGGGCTACATTTTGATATATGGTGTTGGACAAATTAAGCCCTTTTCTATGATGGATTGTAATCATTCCTAATCCTGAAGAGAGAcgacacacacttttttttctctcctaaaaaggtgacaaaaaaaatgagagtACACTTTGGCAGTGTTTGGACAAGAAATGCGAAGATATTCGTAAAAGAACGTTCAAGTGTGTGTAGTGTCAACTTTGACTATGTTTGAATAAGAAATGCAAAGGAACAGTTGCTGTTTTACTAGTTTATTTGAATGCAGTTGattctcttgttttcttttagaaaCCTGAAGGAGGGCAGTCTTCTGATGCCAGGTTTGTCACAGTTATcttctcctttttattttaaatctacgGTTCAGCCGTGTTGCTAACTTCAAATCTGCTCTGTTTTCACTCAACTATAAATGATTCTGACTTCACAGCAAACCTACTACAGGACAGAAGATGGCTGCTGCTGGTAGGACAACTAAACGTTTACCGAACATACATTTCACTGTCAACAAATGCTCAGTGTATAGTAACAATATCATTACGGATTGTAATACTAATACTTACTGATTACTGATGATCATTTTGCCCATTAATTCAGACAATGGTTAAAAGTGGAAATAGCTTTGGTACATGATTAGTAGTATGTGATGTCATATGTTAGTTTGTTGTCTCAGctctttttcttgtctttctctCGCTGCAGGAGTTGAGGCTGACCAGAAGAGTTCAGTTGAGGTACATGACCCATGctgttactttattttactgtatttttttttttttattaaaaattagaatagaaaaaatagaaaagttATAAACGGTTGTCCAGGCATTCAGataaaattagatttaaaaaaaaaaatcataattagctttaaatttaaagtgtttttaagcATCTGAAGACGATAACAATGCGATTTCAGTTGGtcttactttattttatgtatgaaaatataaataagttTATATTGTTCTGTACTGTGTCTGATTTGCAACTGAGGCAGATGTCTGTGAAAATGGCCTTGAATCGCTTTTGAGGTGTTTTCTCCGTTTCCATCGTCTCCCACAGAAAGGACTAGTTTTGATCACTGGACTCCCTGAGAGCGGCTGGTCGGAGAGCGACATCGTCCTGCTGATGGAGCCCTTTGGAACTCCCTTTGACATCATTTTGACTTCACAGATTGGAAAGGTTGGCAGATCTGGCCCCCAAACGCAGATTATGTGAGCTCAGCAGCAGAATATTTAAATGCAGCGATCTCCGTCCTGTATTGTAGGCGCTGGTGTCGGTGTCTGACATGGATGTTGCTGAAGCAATGGTCAAAGGCAACACGTCCACCCCTGCAAAGGTCAAAGACTCTGAGCTGCAGATGATCCATGTGAAACAGCACATTGGCCTCAACACACCGGTGAGCTCTCGTGATTAACGCACACATCCTTTACAGTGTGTAAAACCTCTGCTGCTCTCCagtcagggttcccacaggtccttgaaatccttgaatgtttgtgttgtgaaaatTGTTCTCCTaaattgaaagtgcttgaattttgtgcaagaaagaagtgaagttgatatttaggtaaatgtctccatggtttgttacgacgccacctactgtttcatgccctgcattgcttgatgtacgtagacaaGGCCTACACAGGACGACTTATATTTAGCGGCTCTTcaaagttgccctcccatcttaagctgtgtcagcacattcagtccttgaatttgggGGAATTGTTCCTTGAAAGGTCCTTGAATGTAATGTCAACGAAGGTGCGGGACCCTGTTCAGTGTCTTGtgattttatattatgttgCACTTTGTTCAGTAGAGAGTCGGCTTTAACTACACGTTTGTTTTTGAACACAGGTGGCGCTCTACAATCTGCTGATGGGATCATCAGACACTGCAGTGAGTATTTTTATACTTTGTTTTGCTTATTATTTAACAGGATTTTCTTTAGTATCGACAGTGATCAAGTGACTCAACTGCTTGCTGATGTAGATTTATTCACCGCCATAAGCTACAGAAACAACAATAagccagaggtctcaaacctgcgGCCCATGATTTGTTTTGCTTCATAAATCCtgtgaaatatgtcacaaatatctgcagTTACTGCAGCATCGTGATCGAATGTCGTGGTACAGTTTTAAACTCGGATGTTTGGTTTACAGTGAGTATTTCATCTTTTAGTGTGAACCAAACTTTTCTCTTTAAGATGagtgtgaaaatgtcatttttttaatgaaaataaactgtCAACACTACTTTAATGTACACATTCACTGACCACttaattaggtacacctgttcaactacTCATTGATGTTGGTAGGATGTTCTGCTGTAGTCGAAAACAAATCAGAGTGGAGAAAAAAGGTGATTttagtgactttgaatgtggcataGTGTATTCAGAAATAGTCATTTGGAATTTTTACTCACAAAGAATGGtctggaaaaagagagaaatggaaggaaatgccatgttgaggtcagaggagaatgaccagaagGGCGACAGCAACAAAACATGGGACTGGACACTTATATGTTATATTGAGTTAAGCTTCAACCTTGTGAAACCAATAAGTGGTGAAATGCTCATCTGAATCCTCAGGAAAGTTCTGATAAAGTCAGCTGGAGCAGCCTGTTGGTGATCAGGAATGTCCCAAACTCGTCCTCATGCTCCTCTGAGGTCCAGAAACTGGTGCGACGCTTTGGCACAGTCATCAAGACCCTCGTGCTCAACAACATGGTGAGGCCTCTTTGTCTTGTGTCTGCTAATCCAGAATATTCCCATTTCATATGTTAAGTATGAATATTTATTATCTTAAAGGGGGGAATCTTGTTGCACTGAGCTCAATAAACTCAGGTGCAAGTAGTATTGATATGTgttattgcatttttattgtttcttttaactttatttaagaTTGTACAGCACCTTGGGTAAACGGGGgtagtttttaaaatgtgctaaatATAAACTTGATCTTGACCGTATCCAAAAACACTGAATCAGTAGCTTCACTTGCATTTTTCTGGAAAGTTTTTTCAAAGAtttcaaaacaaagcaaacttCAAAtccagttgctactgattcagtcatttttttggatcactatgacctggatgaatttGAAATATTGCTATAATATTACCATAACTAAtggttattttctttaattaatctGTAATTCATTTTCATGATAAAGCATATAAGAACATTTGTTTGcaaaactggaaatgatgatgcccCCaattatcttgttttgtccacaaaccaaaattactcagttttaatggtttgtttttgtgatgagtgaaaaaaacagaaaatattcacatttaagaagctgaaaaatctgaatttttttttcccaaaagaCTCAAAACGATTCGACCGATTGtcaaaattgttgttttatgattaatttagtgatttttgtccacaaaggtCTGGGCTGCagtattttcatttgtttacatctcactgcttgtctgtgtctgttctcttgcttcttctctctgctcagGTCATCTGTGAGATGGCTACTGGCACCATGGCCCTTTCTGTTTACAAGCGCTTCCACATGTTCCCGTGCATCATCCAGAACAACCCTCTGTTCTTCTCCCGCAAACCTGACCCCAAAACTATCACTCAGACCAAAGTCGTCAGTGCTCACCTGGACACACCACAGGTCTGTAACCTGTAATTCATTATCCATTAAAGGCAGAGTTTCTCCCCTTCACACTTTATATTTGTTAGAAAGTAGagactgtaaatgtgtttgatgtGACGTGGCTCATTACCTTCTTGTGTCTGATCGTAGACTACACCTGCAAACGGTAAAGGCAGCCACACAGCAACAGCCACCGATGAAGAGCAGACACAAACACTTGAAGAGAAGCCTGAGTGTCCTGCAGAGGGACTGGAAAAAGATGCTGTCGAGGCGGTGGAGAGCCAGGAGGAGAAAATTGCTGGTGGAGAAGAAACTGTAGAAGGAAATGGTTGCGCAGATGATATCCAAAAAGACGAGGTTGCCACTGCCGTGTCTGACTCTTCAGCTGAGCCCGACGCCAAACCAGAGGAAGTTATGGATACAAACCAGAGTGAGATGTCTGCTGTTGAAGCTGCTGTGGACAACGAAGAAGAAAAAGTAGACGTTAGTGTTCCTGAAGCAGGAAAAGACGACAAAGAAGTTTGTGCTCCTGAAACGGGAGAAGAAAACCCTCCCGCTGGTGAAGAGACGGATTTACCAAGCTCTGATGGCGTTGCAGCTCCACAAGATTCAGCCGTGCCAGAGATGCCGAAGGTAGAATATTCCACAACAgtctgtcattcattgtcttgtctTGTGGAGCTGCACCGCTGAGTTCTGACATCTCTCTCTGTGATCCCTGCTTCTTCACCAGGTCACTCAAGCAATTGTCAACACGTTGCTCGTGGAGTGTCGGACAAGAATCCCCCAACAAGCCGACGACACAACAGCTCCCACGTGTGGAGTAAAGGAGGAAACACAACCTAAGGAAGAGCAGAGTGATGAAAAAGCAGCtcccacagagacaaagacctgcacagaggaggaggagaagaagaagcaggagagggagaggaaagagaaggacTTGAGAAGGGCCaaacagaggaaggagagggagaggagaccCTGGGACAGGGAGGACAGGAGCAGGCGGGAGAGAGAGTCGGAAGACCGAGGcaggagagacagggagaggcgGGAAAGAGAGAGgcgggggagaaagagaggacatGAAGACGTGTCAAGGTCATCTTCCAGGTCAGAAGGATTCAGGCAGAGCTTGCACAGGGAGGAACGTTACAGTAACTCGGAGGAGGAGAGTAAGATGGTGAGAAGACGCAGCTGCGTCCAAAAAAATCTATGAAACTCTTTAATCCCAATCCAGTTTCCTTCATCCACTTTGTACCCTGTCATGAAACCAGGTGGACGAAGAAGCTGAGTTCCCGTTCAACCTGAGTGACTTTGTGACGGTGGATGAAGTTGGAGACGTCGCCGACCTCCCTGGTTCTCCATCTGCGGTTGTTCCCATAGAaatgacagagggagaggaagctGCTGCCATGTCTGTCCAACAGGAAGCTGCACAGGTAAACTGAAGTttatgactggaaactgaagtatAGAACAGATGACCGCTATTGTTTACAATTTAAATACTTCCTGCTCGCACATTTCATCTTGCATTTCTTACAAGAACTGGTGAAGTGTAATAAATCAAGTTTAAAGCAAATATAAACACTAGGGCTGTAAACTCTTAGTCGACTGGTCGATACGTTCTGCCTCGACCAAAATTCTGAATGGTCGATTttttttgccgtgttaatttcatcaggaggggtgtaccaagtgctaatgggggtgttttcagagcacctgtttcacaggtaacgGCGTGACTTCAGAGAACATCATTCAAACTGATCAATTTAGATTTCTGGACAACGATAACAATCATTTTGAGGATTAATCATTTATTGAAACAGTCTTTATTAGCTGCCCTGGCTAGAAATgttatgtaatttaatttaaacaaattGGTAATAAAGTTAGTTTAACTTAATACCAGGAGAAGTTATACGTTACTAATAATTGTCTGAAAAACGAGGCAAACGGAAAATACACATTAGCCGACCTGCTCACACCCTGGAACACGGTCATGAATGCAGccctgtttgtgttgtgttgttttccacTCGTAGGACACGCCCATGGAGGTGAGCACAGAAACGACAGTGGCGGTTGCCACGGTGACTCCAGTGGAGGAGTCTGAGTCTGCAGCCGAGTGTTCAGACAGTTCAGCACCGTCGGTGTTGCCGCCTGAGGATGTCATCGCCACCGATGACGTTTTTGCAGCTGCAGTGTCGTCCGACTCGGCGGCCGCCCGCGACGATTCTCCTCCCACTGAAACAGAAGCACCTGACTCTGGTACTGCTTCACTCTGATCCAGTGTTATTTGTCCAATATTTCAATTTTCTAAATTCTTAATTCCCTGGTAAATTTCACGatgtctgcaaacacaaatgaagtCCACTAAGTGCTTGCTGCCACTGCCACCTTGTAGCCACGCCCATCCCTAGTTTCTTTATGTAGTTTTTAAACTTTATACTTTCATCCATTGTTCGCCCTCTTAGAAACAACGTTAACAACTGAGAGCCAACAGCCTCCCGTTCCTGCCTCTGCAGCTTCAGCGCACCCACCGGACTCTTCTGATCCTTCATGGACCGGCCCAGCAGCCGTGACTGCACAcggtgatgaagaggaggaggaggaggagaagaaggaggaagaggaggagagtgcTGTCAGTGTCAGCCAGACTCTGGAGGACAAGGTGGTagttgagacaaaaaaaacacaagaagaggagaagatgaaCAAGGAGACAGAAGATGCTTCtgtagagacagagacaggtaaatatttgatttgtttgttttctgaggCAGCAGCAGTTTAGGGTCTCGTGACTCCTCCCCTCAAACAACACCGAGTCCCACtaagaacaaaacacattttaaaaaacaaacttaaatccCCGCAGAGCTCACAAGAGATggtgatccactgctgcctctgtcagtcACTCAaaattttgtgttttgtgaagtttgtgtcactttgtaaaccgctcactctcccacaccaaaccccatcgagaaaatcagtgatttaacatcacagcacaaagGTTGTTGATCCCCTGTTTCCTCCCATTGctgaggcagcagttgaccagCAGCTCGTGTCCCAGTGAGCTAAAAGTGAGTGAGCAGTTAACAAACTTCAGACACTTTCTAAACGGTTTAAAACACTCTTCCAGATGTCTGAAGAAAAGCAATTGTATCAAATACAGAATAGAttcttttttatgtatttaatttttataattaaatcaattgtcctgatttttcagcttcaatTCAGCTTCATTACAACTAATTAtggtttgaaaacaaaacaaaatcattatttccaggtttaggAAACACTCATCCACattggaccaaacaagtaatcgattaatcataataataataagtcaaaTTTCAGTCTCAACTGTCTGATAATAAATATCTGATGCTGACTTAGATTTAAAAAGAGCGTCTGTCTTTTTCAGGAAAGCACGAGAATTCCACGCacgccgcacacacacaggaggagagtGAGAAGAAGACGATTCAGACCATCATCAGtgactcctccctccctccatttGACCCAAAGAACCCTGTTGGTatgagacttgttttttttcaccctgtTATTGTGTTGgtgagcagcagctgaggattttcgtgtgtgtgtgtgtccgtgcagGTCTGGAGTTCTTGGTTCCAAAGACGGGTTTCTTCTGTAAACCGTGTAATCGATTCTTCAGCGGGTCAAAGGAAGCAGAAATCAGCCACTGTAAAACCATCAAACACTACGACAACCTCAAGGTAGGAGTTAACACGCTCAGCTGtgttacacagacacacacacacgcacgcgctgTAATGAAGCTAAGAACATATGTCTTGGGTTTTTTCTACACTGGATAACAGGGGGACGATATGTCCTCTTACCAAAATGCTGTCAACCAGGTCATGGTAGTCTTTCGAGGCAACTTTTGAGGATGCAAACTTTGTATTTTGGGACAGAGAACACAGGTGGTTTGAGATAGAGGACGACATCTATGTCCATTCAGATCAACCTTCCTTGAATGGTTCAGTTAAGTACGTACCAAAATAACAGGCCCCCAACCTTCccatttttcagtttgttcCCACTCTGCGGCATAAACACTGGCACGCTGGCACCTCAGTGTTCCTCACTTTGTGTGTCCTGATTTCATGGGTTTGAGTGACAGCTCCCTATCCCAAACCACACGCTCTTAACACTCGATCCTCGTCATAAAGATCATTATTTGGATGTGGGGATGAAGCAGTGCgtagagaaatgatccaggctgcgatGGAAACGAGAGCCCACTTGGAGACAGATAGgttcttaattgatttattctttgaagcatgaatattaatctagagctgaaacaatttaTCGAtcattaactattttgataatcgattaattggtttgaagcttttccatgattaaaacaagatttccgattgtttaagcttcttaaatgtcaatatttcttcatttcttctACTTCACACCTTGACTCATGTGACCCTAACAACTCACATGATGGTTATGTTAATGACCCCAAGTTGCCCCCAGGGGTTTAAACACCGGGGGAACGAGAAAAGAAGCTTTGTATAAAACACagtttacacacatacacacactcacacactgttttcatatatatttttttcatttattttcttgtagaaATACTTGGAGACGatgaagacgacgacgacgacggtGAAAGTGTCCGTCAAACAGACTGACTccagctgaatgaatgaaacactgACTGAATAAGTTCATTCcctttctgtttctctctcaaaGGTCCAGAATCTCACAGCGGTGTCGATTCAGTCCATTTTAAAATATACGGacttttgacattttgacatctgacttttttttttctcctgtacATTGAATAGAATTGAGTTTCGCTGCTCAATGAGAGACGGCAGTCCAGTCAATAAAATGTCTTCAATTACCAAAATGTTTGTATGTCTAATCAGTATgtgctgattattattttattaatgagCCAATTATGACCCTTTTATCAATTCAGTAGAACctaatgtatttaatgtttagtttatatatatatatatatatatatatatatatatatatatatatatgtatgtatatatatatatggtccGAGCAGCACAAGGTGCGTAGGACCCTATTGAAACTCAAGGAGTTGTTAATGTTAGGGCTCGAGCCACGAACTCCAGGGGCCCAAACGGCTATcattatccttcagattatcaTTATATCCGTGTCtctgcggtcatttttgagggcgTAAACGTGCATTAAAAACTCCTgaaaaattgagttccaccgaatttccccaaACTTGGTGGGATGATTTTatcgaccaagacgaacaaaagaGTCGACTGTAACCGCGGCCTCAAttcaacaggaagtctgccatttttagtTTGGTGCATCCATTGTGACGATTTgtaccctacgtaaatgagcgagCTTGTTTGtcgtaccaacataaaaaaacacgtaCAAGGCGCGTGAAAGGTGAAAAGTTGACGAAAGGTTTTGCGTATTCAAAACCATTGGCGTTCTAGCAAATTTCGTCCATAcgccatgaaacaggaagtgccctttgaCTGTGGCATACATTGACCGATCACCTCTAAAACGACACAAGGGACCGGCCCCCGAACACGTCTAAGGCCACAaacttgacccaacaggaagtcggctgTTTTAAATTTAGCTGCCATTTTGCCACAAAACAACTGACTTGTGTTCATTCAGTTTTTCTCTGAAGTCATTTCACAGCCTGCGTCAGAGTGAAGTGAGGACAGAGTGTtcgagtgagagtgtgtgtttaatgaaaGCTGCACCTGTCGAGCAGGTTGGGTTGGATGAACTTtgagggttgggggggggggagtcaagAGGGAGGGGTCAACAGCAGCTCTGTGGcataagaaaaggaaaaaatgaaGTAGGAGGAATGTGAGAAAAGAGACGCAGACGTGAGGATTAACTTGGGAAGACGAGACAGACGGAGCTCAGAACAGGTAA from Solea solea chromosome 10, fSolSol10.1, whole genome shotgun sequence includes the following:
- the LOC131467036 gene encoding uncharacterized protein LOC131467036, which codes for MYHHHSHHSNGPRPHHQPHPNQNQNPSDMMTQMGFQFPRPTQLPDELESALAIRGARDMDHRLIDHMNPSSQHHSQGSGPGISQHGTYGSAPLTSDNQSGHHQGVDWSNYQAPSKLFATPPPGSSQQPSRHQGPQQQPGGSHTGSSISSWSANVSDSPSPQGQHRHGVRSGGGGGDGHVLYTPESAGSILASFGLSNEDLEVLSHYPDDQLTPDTLPLILRDIQINKSGKPKPVASSSSSQFSRSIHDMPLPPRSSPVAHSRSPDVPSLLTVTQTAGKVIDYGHASRAKDESSTRESFKREQLSNERTVKMYPKVDKTERRQVHLEQTESSKHGDRDYRRASTEQHKISRSPVRELPPSSKSRNLDRDYRHNGPKPRPSSETRSDDSSRRSVSSSSGTKPHGNGSKKLPTPTMIGDFSAVSPKVYPHTCSLCHIQCDQEKDWLDHINTVKHTAACRDLRNKYPSWKPNTPRHNEQYGGQVHRDPKHPSPSHSVSRSLSGSPGPSPPHGKRRLGPQALGPHGKPYSPHRQPRYHQYSEHQLEHQNPRRPFSREHRPERRDRESSGFSFRSGLKRPHGHSAKFFSDTSQRPSSFKADDHSKPLKSSSKRGPMGWFKVNKSANTRASDAPAKPAPAKKKKKAVTPTSQDSIGDRLVYLTGIPNDATEQEVTDLVSSFGTINNVILMPCSEEESEKPEGQKASVCMVKAEDAQALANSTNLSIREQQITVSTAKKPEGGQSSDASKPTTGQKMAAAGVEADQKSSVEKGLVLITGLPESGWSESDIVLLMEPFGTPFDIILTSQIGKALVSVSDMDVAEAMVKGNTSTPAKVKDSELQMIHVKQHIGLNTPVALYNLLMGSSDTAESSDKVSWSSLLVIRNVPNSSSCSSEVQKLVRRFGTVIKTLVLNNMVICEMATGTMALSVYKRFHMFPCIIQNNPLFFSRKPDPKTITQTKVVSAHLDTPQTTPANGKGSHTATATDEEQTQTLEEKPECPAEGLEKDAVEAVESQEEKIAGGEETVEGNGCADDIQKDEVATAVSDSSAEPDAKPEEVMDTNQSEMSAVEAAVDNEEEKVDVSVPEAGKDDKEVCAPETGEENPPAGEETDLPSSDGVAAPQDSAVPEMPKVTQAIVNTLLVECRTRIPQQADDTTAPTCGVKEETQPKEEQSDEKAAPTETKTCTEEEEKKKQERERKEKDLRRAKQRKERERRPWDREDRSRRERESEDRGRRDRERRERERRGRKRGHEDVSRSSSRSEGFRQSLHREERYSNSEEESKMVDEEAEFPFNLSDFVTVDEVGDVADLPGSPSAVVPIEMTEGEEAAAMSVQQEAAQDTPMEVSTETTVAVATVTPVEESESAAECSDSSAPSVLPPEDVIATDDVFAAAVSSDSAAARDDSPPTETEAPDSETTLTTESQQPPVPASAASAHPPDSSDPSWTGPAAVTAHGDEEEEEEEKKEEEEESAVSVSQTLEDKVVVETKKTQEEEKMNKETEDASVETETGKHENSTHAAHTQEESEKKTIQTIISDSSLPPFDPKNPVGLEFLVPKTGFFCKPCNRFFSGSKEAEISHCKTIKHYDNLKKYLETMKTTTTTVKVSVKQTDSS